Proteins encoded together in one Chitinophaga sp. LS1 window:
- a CDS encoding glycoside hydrolase family 88 protein, producing the protein MRKLLFLLGSVLLVIPVSAQVPVDKALKLAIQQYKQMMTHVPDSLLPRTTNNKTGKLVTAGTDWWTSGFYPGTLWYLYEYSKDKTIRQEARKRTTEVEKEQYNKTTHDLGFMMYCSFGNAYRLTKDPKDKHVLITSARTLCTRFNPVVGCIKSWDHGKWKFPVIIDNMMNLELLTWATKETGDTSFAHIARTHANTTMRNHFRPDFSSYHVIGYDPETGAVVAKNTAQGFADSSAWARGQAWGLYGYTMMFRETKDGAYLEQAKQIANYIIPHLPADKIPYWDFDAPDIPHAKRDASAGAVMAAALLELSQYTKNQTYWQTAEQILQTLCSDEYLAKVGTNNNFILKHSVGHLPADSEVDVPLTYADYYFVEALLRYKKYSK; encoded by the coding sequence ATGAGAAAATTACTCTTCCTCCTGGGCAGTGTACTGCTCGTCATTCCGGTAAGTGCACAGGTTCCTGTTGACAAAGCACTGAAGCTGGCTATCCAACAATACAAGCAAATGATGACCCATGTGCCGGATAGTTTACTCCCCCGCACCACCAACAATAAAACAGGTAAACTGGTTACCGCCGGCACTGACTGGTGGACATCCGGATTTTACCCAGGTACACTATGGTATCTCTATGAATATTCAAAAGATAAAACCATCCGGCAGGAAGCACGCAAACGTACAACTGAGGTGGAAAAAGAACAATATAACAAGACGACACATGACCTTGGATTCATGATGTACTGCAGCTTTGGCAATGCATACCGCCTTACCAAAGATCCAAAAGATAAACACGTGCTCATTACCAGTGCCCGCACGCTATGTACCCGCTTCAATCCTGTAGTAGGTTGCATCAAATCATGGGATCATGGTAAATGGAAATTCCCTGTCATCATCGACAATATGATGAACCTGGAATTGCTTACCTGGGCCACAAAAGAAACAGGCGATACCTCGTTTGCACACATCGCCCGTACCCATGCTAACACCACCATGAGGAACCACTTCAGACCCGATTTTAGCTCTTATCATGTAATAGGATATGACCCTGAAACAGGTGCAGTCGTAGCAAAAAATACTGCACAGGGATTTGCAGACAGCTCTGCATGGGCACGTGGTCAGGCATGGGGTTTATATGGTTACACCATGATGTTCAGAGAAACAAAAGATGGTGCATATCTGGAACAGGCTAAGCAAATCGCAAACTATATCATCCCTCATCTGCCTGCAGATAAAATACCTTACTGGGATTTTGATGCACCTGATATTCCCCATGCAAAAAGAGATGCATCCGCAGGTGCAGTGATGGCTGCAGCATTGCTGGAACTGAGTCAGTATACAAAGAACCAGACCTATTGGCAAACGGCAGAACAGATCTTACAAACACTCTGCAGCGATGAATACTTAGCCAAAGTAGGCACCAACAATAACTTTATACTCAAACACAGCGTAGGGCACCTGCCAGCAGATTCAGAAGTAGATGTACCGCTCACCTATGCAGATTATTACTTTGTAGAAGCATTACTCCGTTATAAAAAATATAGCAAATGA